One region of Exiguobacterium acetylicum genomic DNA includes:
- a CDS encoding SDR family oxidoreductase, whose product MAASKNPLTQYFNDDFPKQYQDAPAVQAKMEPVPDCGEESYKGSGKLIGKKALITGGDSGIGRAAAIAYAREGADIVLNYLPEEQQDAEEVKVLVEAAGQKAYLLPGDLSDEAFCGQLVKEAHESLGGLDILALVAGKQQAVEDILDLSTEQLRKTYEINVFSLFWVVKAALPLLKEGASIITTTSVQGYNPSANLLDYASTKFAINGFTRGLAKQVAPKGIRVNSVAPGPIWTPLQISGGQPSENIPEFGQETPLKRSGQPVELSDVYVFLASDAASYVTAQIYGVTGGIELA is encoded by the coding sequence ATGGCTGCATCGAAAAATCCGTTAACCCAATACTTTAATGACGATTTCCCAAAACAATATCAGGACGCACCAGCGGTTCAAGCAAAAATGGAACCTGTTCCCGATTGTGGCGAAGAGAGTTATAAAGGCTCTGGCAAATTGATCGGCAAAAAAGCACTGATTACGGGTGGCGACTCCGGCATCGGCCGAGCAGCAGCCATCGCTTACGCTCGTGAAGGAGCTGACATCGTGCTCAACTACTTACCGGAAGAACAACAAGATGCAGAAGAAGTCAAAGTACTCGTTGAAGCAGCGGGACAAAAAGCATATCTTTTACCTGGTGACCTAAGTGATGAAGCGTTCTGTGGACAACTCGTCAAAGAAGCACACGAATCGCTCGGTGGACTCGACATTTTGGCGCTTGTCGCAGGGAAACAACAAGCTGTCGAAGATATTCTCGACCTGTCAACGGAGCAATTACGTAAGACATACGAAATCAATGTCTTCTCCCTCTTCTGGGTCGTCAAAGCAGCCTTGCCACTCTTAAAAGAAGGGGCTTCGATCATCACGACGACATCCGTTCAAGGATACAACCCAAGCGCGAACCTCTTGGATTATGCATCGACGAAGTTTGCCATCAACGGATTCACGCGCGGACTCGCTAAACAAGTCGCGCCAAAAGGAATTCGTGTCAACTCCGTCGCACCTGGTCCGATTTGGACACCGCTTCAAATCTCGGGTGGTCAGCCAAGCGAAAACATTCCAGAGTTCGGACAGGAAACACCACTGAAACGAAGTGGTCAACCGGTCGAACTGTCGGATGTTTATGTCTTCCTCGCTTCAGACGCTGCGAGCTATGTTACGGCGCAAATCTATGGTGTCACAGGCGGAATCGAATTAGCATAA
- a CDS encoding 3'-5' exonuclease — MYTLAIDFETANRNSRSICAFGWSVLSNGRVTESKQVLINPEENFDAGNIRVHGIRPSDVFDAPTLPEAMEAHGLYDLIAGAQLVVAHNASFDMGALQKAIQKYDMYQMPAFTYGCTVKLSRKLYPWLPNHRLNTMAEFLNVSFQHHDAKEDAYVCALLLNDMLERTNLQDPVTLHTFCGVRMGQVAY, encoded by the coding sequence ATGTATACATTAGCGATTGACTTTGAAACGGCAAATCGGAATAGCCGAAGCATTTGTGCGTTTGGGTGGTCCGTCCTCTCCAACGGTCGCGTCACGGAGAGTAAACAGGTCTTAATCAATCCAGAAGAGAACTTCGACGCCGGAAACATCCGGGTTCATGGAATTCGTCCGAGTGATGTCTTCGATGCACCGACGTTACCTGAAGCGATGGAAGCACATGGCTTATACGATTTAATCGCAGGTGCTCAACTGGTCGTCGCCCATAATGCATCATTTGATATGGGGGCGCTCCAAAAAGCGATTCAAAAATATGATATGTACCAGATGCCCGCTTTCACGTACGGTTGCACGGTCAAATTATCCCGCAAACTGTATCCGTGGTTGCCGAATCATCGATTGAATACGATGGCAGAATTCCTCAACGTCTCTTTCCAGCACCATGATGCGAAAGAGGATGCCTACGTCTGTGCCTTGCTCTTAAACGATATGTTGGAACGAACGAACCTACAGGATCCTGTCACCTTGCATACGTTTTGTGGCGTTCGGATGGGACAGGTTGCCTATTAA
- a CDS encoding MMPL family transporter → MERLGHLISTYFRGVLIVWAILLVVLGYFAYQLPDRLEGNGFTRDGDFQRVETVLDQDFGQDPHTIIVLFENQENLQQTMVQHVERFRDIKGVGNVTGPVENPRAIRDDKGYVTVGVPTLDAKWAAAVTRQLDDTGTIRLTGEPVVVDDLNTASKNDLIRAELIGIPAALIVLLLVFGTPVAAILPLIMGLVTFVFGAGVLYFVAGQQELSIFVLNAVAMISLALGIDFSLLYVNRFREERQDGQDIRKAAIRSVETAGRSILFSGICVFVGLAGLLLIDVDVFRAVAIGTLVSVLGAVVSALTLLPALLIVFGKVLEKGRLFRQRAGRSEDRWRRLARFVMKHPVAVTILSLLLLLPCLLPLRDLTLNIPQATALPESYPSRLAFESWEKTFGNDGTDAVLILSADASSEVGREKIEDVTIRLESDPDVRSVVSAATIAEQQQVPLEQLVAVPAGREALTAFLSENDQARIDVNLKGDPGDAASQDWVRKMQADGYLVGGPAAFNQEIYDAIESKLPLAVGVVVLATFIILLIAFRSILIPIKAILMNLLSLGATFGLLVILFESGAVLPQETIGILTPVFIFSLVFGLSMDYEVFLVSRMEEYYDETGDNDYATEMGLAKTSKIITSAALIMIVVTGAFAFTGVSPIKQLGVGIALAIFIDATIVRMLLVPALMKLFGHWNWWWPGGRRKAIRK, encoded by the coding sequence ATGGAACGGCTTGGTCATCTGATAAGTACGTATTTTCGAGGAGTGTTAATCGTTTGGGCAATCCTGCTCGTCGTGCTTGGTTATTTCGCCTATCAATTACCCGATCGTCTAGAAGGAAACGGATTTACGCGTGATGGTGATTTTCAACGCGTCGAGACAGTACTCGATCAAGACTTCGGTCAGGATCCGCATACGATCATCGTCCTATTTGAGAATCAAGAGAACCTACAACAAACGATGGTGCAACATGTCGAGCGCTTCCGTGACATCAAAGGCGTCGGGAACGTCACTGGTCCTGTTGAAAATCCGCGAGCGATTCGGGACGATAAGGGATACGTGACGGTCGGGGTACCGACACTTGATGCGAAATGGGCAGCTGCGGTCACACGTCAGCTGGATGACACGGGAACGATTCGGTTAACGGGTGAACCGGTCGTCGTCGATGATTTGAATACAGCGTCAAAAAATGACCTCATCCGGGCTGAGTTGATTGGAATTCCAGCAGCGTTGATCGTCTTGCTACTCGTTTTCGGTACTCCGGTTGCCGCCATCCTACCGTTGATCATGGGACTCGTCACTTTTGTCTTTGGTGCCGGTGTTCTTTATTTCGTCGCCGGACAACAAGAGTTATCAATCTTCGTCTTGAATGCGGTCGCGATGATTTCGCTGGCGCTCGGAATTGATTTTTCGCTGTTATACGTCAACCGTTTCCGAGAAGAACGGCAGGACGGACAAGATATTCGGAAGGCGGCGATCCGTTCGGTCGAGACGGCAGGGCGTTCGATTTTATTTTCTGGAATCTGTGTATTCGTCGGACTTGCCGGGCTATTACTGATTGATGTGGATGTCTTCCGCGCTGTCGCAATCGGGACGCTCGTTTCGGTCCTCGGGGCAGTCGTCAGTGCATTAACGTTACTACCAGCACTATTGATCGTCTTCGGGAAGGTATTAGAGAAAGGACGACTCTTCCGGCAACGAGCAGGTCGTAGTGAAGATCGTTGGCGTCGCCTCGCTCGTTTCGTCATGAAGCACCCGGTCGCAGTCACGATTTTGTCCTTATTGCTATTGTTACCTTGTTTATTGCCGTTACGTGACTTGACGTTGAATATTCCGCAAGCGACTGCTTTACCGGAATCGTATCCGTCGCGTCTCGCTTTTGAGTCGTGGGAAAAAACATTCGGAAACGATGGAACGGACGCCGTCCTCATCTTATCTGCTGATGCTTCCTCAGAGGTGGGACGAGAAAAAATCGAAGACGTGACGATTCGACTCGAGTCGGATCCCGATGTACGTTCCGTCGTATCCGCCGCAACGATTGCCGAACAGCAACAAGTGCCGCTCGAGCAGTTAGTCGCTGTTCCGGCCGGGCGCGAAGCTTTGACGGCATTTCTATCAGAGAACGACCAAGCACGGATTGACGTTAACTTAAAAGGAGATCCCGGCGATGCTGCTTCGCAAGACTGGGTGCGAAAGATGCAAGCGGACGGTTATCTTGTCGGGGGACCGGCAGCCTTCAATCAGGAAATTTATGATGCCATTGAATCGAAACTCCCACTAGCAGTCGGTGTCGTCGTTTTGGCAACGTTCATCATCCTGCTGATTGCGTTCCGGTCCATCTTGATTCCGATCAAGGCGATTCTAATGAATTTGCTTAGTCTAGGAGCGACATTCGGATTACTCGTCATCTTGTTCGAGTCCGGCGCAGTTCTTCCACAGGAGACGATCGGCATTCTGACACCGGTCTTCATCTTCTCACTCGTCTTTGGTTTATCGATGGATTATGAAGTGTTTCTCGTCTCGCGAATGGAAGAGTATTATGACGAGACAGGCGATAACGATTACGCGACCGAGATGGGGCTTGCGAAGACGAGTAAAATCATTACGTCTGCTGCCTTGATCATGATCGTCGTCACTGGAGCGTTTGCCTTCACGGGCGTCAGTCCAATTAAACAACTTGGCGTCGGTATCGCGCTTGCGATATTTATTGATGCTACGATCGTCCGGATGTTACTCGTCCCCGCACTGATGAAACTATTTGGTCACTGGAACTGGTGGTGGCCGGGTGGTCGTCGTAAAGCGATCCGCAAGTGA
- a CDS encoding maltose acetyltransferase domain-containing protein: MTEKEKMIQGELYLAQDPELVADRIRAQSLCYEFNQLSVHDGTKRKALLQQLFQTEQADFYIEPTFKCDYGYNITLGARFYANYDCVLLDICPITIGDNCMLAPGVHIYTATHPLDPVERNSGYEFGKPVVIGNNVWIGGRAVINPGVTIGDNAVIASGSVVVKDVPANSVVGGNPARVIKTI, translated from the coding sequence ATGACTGAAAAAGAAAAGATGATTCAAGGGGAACTCTACTTAGCACAAGATCCGGAACTCGTAGCTGACCGTATCCGGGCACAATCGCTCTGTTATGAGTTCAATCAATTGAGTGTTCATGATGGGACTAAACGGAAGGCACTTCTTCAACAATTATTCCAGACGGAGCAAGCCGACTTTTACATTGAACCGACCTTTAAATGTGACTATGGCTATAACATCACTTTAGGGGCTCGCTTTTATGCCAACTACGACTGTGTCTTGCTCGATATTTGTCCGATCACGATTGGTGACAACTGCATGCTTGCTCCAGGAGTACATATCTATACTGCGACCCATCCACTCGATCCTGTCGAGCGCAACAGCGGTTATGAATTCGGGAAACCGGTCGTCATCGGGAATAACGTCTGGATCGGTGGACGCGCGGTCATCAATCCCGGTGTGACAATCGGAGATAATGCTGTCATCGCCTCAGGTAGTGTCGTCGTCAAGGATGTACCGGCAAACAGCGTCGTCGGTGGAAATCCAGCCCGAGTCATCAAAACAATCTAA
- a CDS encoding sensor histidine kinase, which translates to MKLRTKLALSVTAFTTLLLLLSFIVVTFVVRNHLIESRYTQLEQAEELMEDDSSVRALLTLHEDSVVLSNEDGRWVISNDEEDDDSSTVNGDVQASDLPGIPRSNEPFKSGDWFGIVYQDQAYLFEDESVDDTVSTLILTFTIVLVVGIVIAFISSFWIAYQTLRPLRQLNDTMQRISSSGTLETVQTERDDEIGRLGHVFNQMIGRVDQTMEQQRQFVADVSHEMKTPLTVIEGYTQLLKRWGKTKPDVLDESIEHILQETHAMRTTLIEPMLELSRLGYEETSVEEIDLAELGSELADRMYHATGTIIPVDASGTIRANREAVLRILTIYIDNALKYATSPELHLRKERLAVLDRGTSLTNEERARLFDRFYRLDAARDRSGSGLGLSIAAALATTHHFQVGSEARQPDGSCFYLIPEQSK; encoded by the coding sequence ATGAAGCTTCGAACGAAACTCGCTTTATCCGTCACCGCCTTTACGACACTCTTGTTGTTACTTTCGTTTATCGTCGTAACCTTCGTCGTCCGCAATCATTTGATTGAATCCCGTTATACGCAGCTTGAACAGGCAGAGGAATTGATGGAGGATGATTCATCAGTCCGAGCATTACTGACGCTTCATGAGGATTCTGTCGTCTTATCGAACGAAGATGGACGATGGGTCATTTCAAATGATGAAGAGGATGACGACTCGTCTACCGTTAATGGAGACGTACAAGCGAGTGACCTCCCCGGTATTCCACGTTCGAATGAGCCATTCAAGTCTGGCGATTGGTTCGGTATCGTCTATCAGGATCAAGCCTATTTGTTCGAAGATGAGAGCGTCGATGATACGGTCTCGACACTCATCTTGACCTTTACCATCGTGTTGGTCGTCGGAATCGTCATCGCGTTCATCAGTAGCTTCTGGATTGCGTATCAGACACTCCGCCCGCTCAGACAACTGAATGATACGATGCAACGGATCTCGTCTTCTGGAACGCTTGAGACCGTGCAGACCGAACGCGATGATGAGATCGGTCGCCTCGGTCATGTCTTCAATCAGATGATTGGGCGTGTCGATCAGACAATGGAACAACAACGGCAATTCGTCGCCGATGTCTCGCATGAGATGAAGACACCATTGACGGTCATCGAAGGCTATACACAATTGTTGAAACGATGGGGAAAAACGAAGCCGGACGTCCTCGATGAATCGATTGAACACATCTTGCAGGAGACGCACGCGATGCGGACGACCTTGATCGAGCCCATGCTCGAACTGTCTCGTCTCGGCTATGAGGAAACGTCTGTTGAAGAGATCGACTTAGCGGAGCTTGGCAGCGAACTCGCCGATCGGATGTATCACGCGACAGGGACAATCATACCTGTTGATGCCTCTGGAACGATTCGGGCGAATCGCGAAGCGGTGCTACGCATCTTGACGATTTATATCGATAACGCCCTAAAATATGCCACTTCTCCTGAATTGCATCTGCGCAAGGAGCGACTCGCTGTTCTTGACCGCGGGACATCTTTAACAAACGAAGAACGTGCCCGGTTATTTGATCGGTTTTACCGACTTGATGCAGCACGCGATCGTTCAGGAAGTGGACTCGGATTGTCGATTGCCGCTGCACTTGCGACGACACACCATTTTCAGGTCGGTAGTGAAGCGCGTCAGCCAGATGGCAGTTGTTTCTATCTGATTCCCGAGCAGTCTAAATGA
- a CDS encoding site-2 protease family protein translates to MAKKRWGGLAVAGAFLLTKGKVILALLKFSKFGGTLISFGVSLLFYAQVFGVWFGVGLLYLLFIHEMGHLLAAKRLGFKTGPAIFVPFMGAVIGIKDTFRTPKQEAILAYGGPLAGLVSLIPLAIGYAVTGNDFWLVIFHLGALLNLFNLLPVSPLDGGRILAGLPIIVWVAGLAALIAYGITNFSLILLLIAFFGGSAVWKRYKFAKQYEENRSTLMLYRAARERVLRAKAEQERANAEVALAPEVEEEQTVESTYDPIAWSLRLDLQDLRQASPEEARQEADDLLRYQYDAANDYDALLRRIDQRIEPLRLAEESVQYHQMPKKQQTITLLAYLALGAILFIAFEYSKGYLPTPS, encoded by the coding sequence ATGGCTAAAAAACGTTGGGGTGGACTTGCTGTTGCCGGCGCCTTTCTCTTAACGAAAGGAAAGGTCATCCTTGCCTTATTGAAATTTTCGAAGTTTGGAGGCACTCTGATTTCGTTCGGAGTTTCGCTTCTCTTTTACGCTCAAGTATTCGGCGTCTGGTTCGGGGTCGGATTGCTCTATCTCCTATTCATTCATGAGATGGGACATCTACTTGCTGCGAAACGACTCGGTTTTAAAACGGGTCCCGCGATTTTCGTACCGTTCATGGGAGCCGTCATCGGGATCAAAGATACGTTCCGGACACCAAAACAAGAAGCGATTCTTGCGTACGGTGGACCACTCGCGGGTCTCGTGTCCCTGATTCCGCTTGCGATTGGATACGCTGTGACCGGAAATGACTTTTGGCTCGTCATCTTCCATCTCGGAGCTCTATTGAATCTCTTCAACCTACTTCCCGTCAGTCCGCTTGACGGCGGACGGATTCTTGCGGGACTTCCGATCATCGTTTGGGTTGCAGGTCTTGCTGCCTTGATTGCTTACGGCATCACGAACTTCAGCTTGATTCTGCTCTTGATCGCTTTCTTCGGCGGTAGTGCTGTCTGGAAACGGTATAAGTTCGCAAAACAATATGAAGAGAACCGATCGACCTTGATGTTATACCGTGCTGCACGCGAACGCGTCTTACGCGCAAAGGCGGAGCAAGAACGTGCAAACGCGGAAGTCGCTCTTGCACCGGAAGTGGAGGAAGAACAAACGGTCGAAAGTACGTACGACCCGATTGCTTGGTCACTTCGTCTCGATTTACAAGATTTGCGACAAGCGAGTCCGGAAGAGGCACGTCAGGAAGCGGACGATCTGTTACGGTATCAATATGATGCTGCGAACGACTACGATGCGTTGTTGCGACGAATCGATCAGCGGATCGAACCGCTCCGACTCGCTGAAGAGTCCGTCCAGTATCACCAGATGCCGAAAAAACAACAAACGATCACACTCCTTGCTTACTTGGCGCTCGGTGCCATTTTATTCATTGCTTTTGAGTACTCGAAAGGGTACTTGCCTACCCCCTCTTAA
- a CDS encoding YycC family protein — MKPLQLSAETAVELAKRLNVPLEQLMHMPRHILIQKLVELEQEQAKTESDSSSESKS, encoded by the coding sequence ATGAAACCTTTACAATTATCAGCAGAGACGGCTGTCGAACTCGCAAAACGTCTGAACGTACCACTTGAACAACTGATGCATATGCCGCGCCATATCTTGATTCAAAAGCTCGTCGAACTCGAGCAGGAACAAGCGAAAACGGAATCGGATTCGTCTAGCGAATCGAAATCCTGA
- a CDS encoding VOC family protein — translation MIAGLYEAHLPVKELERSIAFYEKLGLACAFQNERVAFFWIEHGKSWLGLWKAGQAELPYHPSIRHVAFRMEQENIDKAQDWLKERGIEVRSAFGVAAADQPLVLDNHPHAHAAIYFEDPDGNSLELIAPLRFDMETVNGTMPYQDWQHLFETESEKKTT, via the coding sequence ATGATTGCTGGATTATATGAAGCTCATTTACCGGTCAAAGAACTCGAACGATCAATTGCCTTTTATGAAAAATTGGGACTTGCATGTGCGTTCCAAAATGAACGCGTCGCTTTCTTTTGGATCGAGCATGGCAAGAGTTGGTTAGGTTTATGGAAAGCCGGTCAAGCCGAGTTACCGTATCACCCATCGATTCGACATGTGGCGTTTCGAATGGAGCAAGAAAATATCGATAAAGCACAGGACTGGTTAAAGGAGAGAGGAATTGAAGTCCGATCGGCCTTTGGTGTAGCGGCAGCCGATCAACCGCTTGTTCTCGATAACCATCCACATGCGCACGCGGCGATCTACTTCGAGGATCCAGATGGCAATTCACTCGAGTTGATTGCACCGTTACGCTTTGACATGGAAACAGTGAATGGCACGATGCCGTATCAAGACTGGCAGCATCTATTTGAGACTGAATCGGAGAAAAAGACGACATAA
- a CDS encoding NADH-dependent flavin oxidoreductase — protein sequence MATQAMFEPFTLPNGVTLKNRVLMAPMTNYAAQENGEVSDAELAYYAERSGGVSAVITACANVTADGQGFPNEFGAHRDDLVPSLKRLAKTIQDKGAKAILQIFHAGRMAPPELVGGQTVSASAVAPVREGAMTPRALEAEEVEAIIEAFGQATRRAMEAGFDGVEIHGANTYLIQQFFSPHSNRREDKWGGSLEKRLAFPLAVVDAVEAVAKQDPSFIVGYRFSPEEIENPGITLDDTMRLVDELAKKDLDYLHVSVMDFFAGSIRDENATTSPITLVQERVGEQVPVIGVGSLHTADEVEQGLAVVPMIALGRELIMEPKWVEKVEAGDLASIRTELDPEAQAELVVPDALWAGITSRPGWFPIKQTSK from the coding sequence ATGGCAACTCAAGCAATGTTTGAACCATTTACATTACCAAACGGTGTGACGCTGAAAAACCGCGTCTTGATGGCACCGATGACGAACTATGCGGCACAAGAGAACGGCGAAGTATCGGATGCGGAACTCGCGTACTATGCAGAACGTTCAGGTGGCGTCAGTGCGGTCATTACAGCATGTGCGAACGTCACGGCAGACGGTCAAGGATTCCCGAATGAGTTCGGTGCGCATCGTGACGATCTCGTTCCAAGTCTGAAGCGACTTGCAAAAACGATTCAAGATAAAGGCGCAAAAGCGATCTTACAAATCTTCCACGCTGGTCGTATGGCACCACCAGAACTCGTCGGTGGGCAAACAGTCAGTGCAAGTGCTGTCGCACCTGTACGTGAAGGGGCAATGACACCTCGTGCGTTAGAGGCAGAAGAAGTTGAAGCAATCATTGAAGCATTCGGTCAAGCGACACGTCGTGCGATGGAAGCTGGATTTGATGGTGTTGAGATTCACGGTGCGAACACGTACTTGATTCAACAATTCTTCTCACCACACTCAAACCGTCGCGAAGACAAATGGGGCGGTAGCTTAGAAAAACGTCTCGCCTTCCCATTAGCGGTCGTGGATGCAGTCGAAGCTGTCGCGAAACAGGATCCTTCGTTCATCGTCGGATACCGTTTCTCTCCAGAAGAGATCGAAAATCCAGGAATCACACTCGATGATACGATGCGCCTCGTCGATGAGCTGGCGAAAAAAGACCTAGATTACTTGCACGTTTCCGTAATGGACTTCTTCGCAGGTTCGATTCGTGACGAAAATGCAACGACATCACCAATCACGCTCGTCCAAGAACGTGTTGGCGAACAAGTACCTGTCATCGGTGTCGGATCGCTGCACACAGCGGACGAAGTCGAACAAGGTTTGGCTGTCGTTCCAATGATCGCTCTCGGTCGTGAACTGATCATGGAACCGAAGTGGGTTGAAAAAGTCGAAGCGGGTGATCTTGCGTCAATCCGGACAGAACTTGATCCAGAAGCACAAGCAGAACTCGTCGTTCCAGATGCATTATGGGCAGGCATCACAAGTCGTCCAGGCTGGTTCCCGATCAAACAAACAAGCAAATAA
- a CDS encoding response regulator transcription factor — MPTTILIVEDDAKIARLLELELQYAGYATRVAPNGKDGLAAAEHSVDLVLLDVMMPELSGFEVLRRLRGKGIHVPVIMLTARGEVYDKVAGLDLGANDYVTKPFEMEELLARIRALLRTPTSTNNASRTLQFADLVLDLDRHEAFRNELRLDLTPREFELLTYLLENKEHVLTREQILNRVWGYDYFGETNIVDVYIRYLRKKVDAHPPALIQTVRGVGYVLREATP; from the coding sequence ATGCCAACCACCATCTTAATCGTTGAGGACGATGCGAAAATCGCACGCCTCCTTGAACTCGAACTCCAATATGCCGGGTACGCGACACGTGTCGCCCCCAACGGAAAAGATGGTCTCGCTGCCGCTGAGCATTCGGTTGATCTCGTCTTACTCGACGTGATGATGCCGGAGCTGAGCGGCTTCGAGGTGTTGCGCAGGCTCCGTGGAAAAGGTATTCATGTCCCCGTCATTATGCTAACGGCACGTGGAGAAGTTTACGATAAAGTCGCAGGACTCGATCTTGGTGCGAATGATTATGTGACGAAACCGTTCGAGATGGAGGAACTCCTTGCCCGGATCCGGGCGTTACTCCGCACCCCGACTTCAACGAATAACGCATCGCGCACGTTACAGTTCGCCGATCTTGTACTCGACCTTGATCGACATGAAGCATTCCGCAACGAATTGCGACTCGATTTGACACCACGCGAGTTCGAACTCCTGACGTATTTACTCGAAAACAAGGAGCATGTCCTGACACGCGAACAAATTCTAAATCGCGTCTGGGGGTACGATTACTTCGGCGAGACGAATATCGTCGACGTCTACATCCGTTATCTTCGGAAAAAAGTCGATGCTCACCCTCCTGCTTTGATTCAGACCGTTCGTGGGGTGGGTTATGTGCTACGGGAGGCGACGCCATGA
- a CDS encoding MATE family efflux transporter, translated as MNKNTARLGEAPVNQLLLSLSLPAMVGMLVTALYNIVDTIFVAQGIGTAAVAAVGIAFPVQLVLMAIANSIGIGGAAIASQRLGQKQTDGASRAYANVLIAVFFISMLAIISAFIFVEPLLRLFGATDEIMPYSIDFLRVLLIGSPFFMLTMASSAMLRAEGRANYQMRVMLTTVAINIVLTPLFIFGLDWGIQGAALGTVVAQIVGAALVFRFFFTKRRQTGLTLDRNAFKPDFRLTFRMMQIGSSSFIMQVSQSILFITVNHMLVRYGGTTELATFAVINKFMALVGMPIMGIVQGMQPIVGYNFGSRQFSRMSLAIKLAIRYGLSLSISLWLLIQLFPRFWVGLFTEEAALLQEGSSAMRILFALSFVYGIQMIINGMYQSLAKAKVALFLSLSRQTLYTIPLVLILPLFFGVNGVWFAFPIADAMAVLTALVFAYKDRVLLFKPEEYVAEEQKVATAK; from the coding sequence ATGAATAAAAATACTGCCCGCCTGGGTGAAGCACCTGTCAATCAGCTCTTACTTAGTCTCTCTTTACCGGCGATGGTCGGGATGCTCGTCACGGCACTCTACAATATCGTCGATACGATTTTCGTCGCTCAAGGCATCGGTACGGCTGCCGTCGCCGCCGTCGGAATCGCTTTCCCGGTCCAGCTTGTATTGATGGCGATCGCTAACTCAATCGGTATCGGAGGTGCTGCAATTGCGTCACAACGGCTTGGTCAAAAACAAACGGATGGTGCCAGTCGTGCTTATGCCAACGTCTTGATAGCGGTTTTTTTCATCAGTATGCTCGCCATCATCAGTGCTTTCATCTTCGTCGAACCGTTACTTCGTCTCTTTGGAGCGACAGATGAGATCATGCCGTATAGTATCGATTTCTTACGCGTCCTCTTGATCGGATCTCCGTTCTTCATGTTGACGATGGCGTCGAGTGCCATGTTACGTGCAGAAGGACGCGCGAACTATCAGATGCGCGTCATGCTGACGACGGTTGCGATCAACATCGTCCTGACACCGCTGTTCATCTTTGGTCTTGATTGGGGCATCCAAGGTGCTGCACTCGGGACAGTCGTTGCGCAAATCGTCGGTGCTGCACTTGTTTTCCGATTCTTCTTTACGAAACGTCGGCAAACGGGGTTAACACTCGATAGAAATGCTTTCAAACCCGATTTCCGTTTAACGTTTCGGATGATGCAAATCGGATCGTCGTCTTTCATCATGCAGGTTTCTCAATCGATTTTGTTCATCACTGTCAACCATATGCTCGTCCGGTACGGGGGTACGACAGAACTAGCGACGTTTGCGGTCATCAATAAGTTCATGGCGCTTGTCGGTATGCCGATCATGGGGATCGTACAAGGGATGCAACCGATCGTCGGGTATAATTTCGGTTCTCGGCAATTTAGCCGGATGTCGCTTGCCATCAAACTCGCAATCCGTTACGGCTTATCGTTATCAATCAGCTTGTGGTTACTGATTCAACTGTTCCCCCGTTTTTGGGTCGGCTTGTTCACGGAAGAAGCAGCACTGCTGCAGGAAGGTTCGAGTGCGATGCGCATCTTATTCGCTCTATCGTTCGTCTACGGGATTCAAATGATTATCAACGGGATGTATCAATCGCTCGCCAAAGCAAAAGTCGCTTTATTCTTGTCCTTGTCACGCCAAACGTTATACACGATTCCACTCGTCCTGATTTTACCCCTGTTCTTCGGTGTCAACGGGGTCTGGTTCGCTTTCCCGATTGCTGATGCGATGGCTGTTTTGACGGCCCTTGTCTTCGCCTATAAAGATCGCGTTCTGTTATTTAAACCGGAGGAATACGTCGCAGAGGAACAAAAAGTCGCCACCGCGAAGTGA